Within the Papio anubis isolate 15944 unplaced genomic scaffold, Panubis1.0 scaffold1823, whole genome shotgun sequence genome, the region AAGCTGGATAATGAAGAGAGCTCTGGAGGAacatgtggacacacacacacactgacacacatatatttagagtataaacacatatattttttaaagtttattttgaacGTTTTAAAGCAAAAACCAGCACCCCCCTCCCGGAGTAGGCAGGCCCCACCCCTCTCCCCAAGTGGGCGGGGACAGCAGTTGCATGGGCAGCTTTCCTTGTGATGCCACAGGTTCTACTGGACACACTGCTCCCTGGCCACGCCTCCTTTCCCTTTTATCTTTCTCATTGACCAATGGGCTTGGAGAATTAAGGCCACGCCCCCATTCTGCATTCTAATGGAGCCCTGGTTACGCCTCCTCTGGCTCAGTCACACAGCCGCCTGGTAGGTGACTGGAGGTGTTCGCTGATGTGGCCCcaaccctgcctccctccccaccccatgatGTTAGAAGAGACTCGACAGAGTCAATTGGCAGCAGCCAAGAAAAAGGTAAGACACAACAGGTCATGGTCCCCCAACCTAGCCAGAGATCCCCTCCGATGACAAGACCACTGCCAGAGTACACACCACTCCTGAGGTACCCCTAACCCTGGCAACTCTGGGCTCCCCCCACCAAAGTCTCATCAGTCAGCCCTGCCCCCTCAGCAAGCAGCCCAGCCTCTGCCCTTGCCCGTCACCCCATGGTGACTTTTGGCAGGTGACTCCAGGGGCTCCCTGCTCCATACTCGCCCCTCACATCCTGCTGCCCCAAGCCCAACCTCCCTGGGTTCTTTGGGCTCAGCTGTCCGAGGACCTGGGTCCCCCGAGTCGCAGCTGCAAACCATCGCCAGTCATCCCTAGGTGACTTTGGGCTGGTGACTCCTGGGGTTTCCTGCTGCAGATTGTACTCTCCCCTCCTGCTGAACCAAGCCTGACCACCCTGGGCTCTTTGGACTGGCATCTAAAAGGACCTGGGTACCAGCCCTATGTCCCACTCCCCCATCATGGATCAGCAACTCAGCCATTGCACTGATGtggttccccccacccccaggaggAGTGGAATGTAGTGATGTCACAGTCCCCCTAGGAACTGTCATTACTGCTGCAAGACTGGCCTATGATCTTACAACCCAGTCCCCTAAGCATTCTCGCCCCATTTCTGGTTCCTCTGGCCACAGCACAAATTTCCAGCTGGGAGGGGAATGGGGACTATGGGACTTAGGAGCAACAGGTTTCAGGTTGCCTTACTCCCTTTGCATAGACATTGACTTTGTGAAAAGCCTACACTTCCCCTGTGAGACTCAAAGGTTGACAGTATCTGTGGGTGGCAATGGGAGAatgggtttggtttggttttctcccAGCCTTCTACTCTCCAGAGAGACTTTAACATGTTTTTCTCAGTTCTGCACCTCATATTCTAATTCTCCACAGTTCTGGGACCAGACTGCCCTTCAGTCAGTGGTCTCTGAAGTGAGATTTGCTTATCTTCTGTGGAATAGATCTTGGGAAACTGAACTTGACAGCTTGAATCTTCCTCATATCATCTCAACTTGGGGTACTTTGAGTGCCACAGGATAAATGTGGGAGATCTTTCTGAAGCATCAGTTTCCCTTGATTCTCTTGAGAGAGAAAAAACGTTAATGTACTTAGGGATGACAGTCACATACGTTTCTAAGAGTATACCAGACTTCTCTCTGAAATGAGACTTGGGTTGTCCTTTTTCTGATAAAGTCCCAGATTTAACAAAAaagctgccttctgccatgaggacACATGGATATAAAAGTTTGAGAGGTCCTGGTGCACTTCTTCACACTTACAGACGTGTGAGGATATATGACTCCAAACCACACAGTGTGCAGTTCCTGCCTACTTAATGTTTAGTTTTATACCTCTGGCTCTGATTTTGGTCTCTGGCAGCTGCTGATTCGTGGCAAAACCCCAGAGCTTGGAGTCAGAAGACTGAGTTTAAGTTCCATTATTGCCCACCTTCCCTTTTTTTTAGCCATAATATCCATCCCTCTCAATCAGTAAGTGATTGTGAAAACACCTTGTACAGTTGTTGGTGGCATTAAGTCCGATGGTGTATAAGAGTATTTTGAAAAACTGTAAAGGGGGATATGGCTGTAGGGACTGGTAGTTCTCATGAGTATTACTGCTCTTCTTTCCTACAGCTAAAAGAATATCAGCAGAGGAACAGCCCTGGTGTTCCGCCAGGAGCgaagacaaaaaagaagaaaactggcaGTAGCCCTGAGACAACCACTTCTGGTGGTTGCCACTCACCTGGGGCTGTGAGTCTTGGCTGGCCAGGCTCCTGGGGACAGGGGGCCCAAGGGGGCGGTAGAGGGTAATTGTGAAGATTGCTGGGTACTGGTTAAgaattctgggtttgaatcctgcctctccATTGGCTAGGGATCTGATTTATGGCAAGTTGCTAGAGTTCTTTGGGCCTCTCttttcacatctataaaataggggtAGTGTTGTTTGATTTTCGTTTCTGAAGTTCAAATGATATTCCATATTGTAGTTGTTTTTATGTTAATCCCTAGTACATGTCCTGCTGTGAACACCCAGGATACCCAGGAAATGGTCATTGCTGTTTGATTTTCCTGATCCCCAGTCTCAAGGGGGAGCTGGGCCAATGAGTACAGCCACTTGCTATCAAGCTGTCCCTTTAGGAGTCACAGAAGGGGGCTCAGGGTGTGGTGAGGAGAGCCCCAGGCACTAGGCATAAGAGAAGATCTAATTTGCCACCGGCTTGCTGGGTGACCACAGAAAAATCACTTCTtaccctgggcctcagttttctccattGTAAGATGATACTGGATAAGATCAGTGTCTTTCAAACTTGTTTTTTAGCTGGAGCCCCCTTAGTTCAAGTGAACCCTTAGTCAGGAGTCTGGttttttaatagaggtggagGTCTGGAGCTCTACCAGATTCATCGTCCATGTCCTGGGCCTGAGGAGAGGGGTCCAGTGAGCATATTAAGAGCTGCGTTGGTCAGGTGACTCCACCCTGTGACTGCATCGCTCAGGGAACATTTCCATCTATTTGTTCCTGCCCCTGGCAAGGCAGCAGGTGGCCATTTGGAAGAATGGCACAGGCCATGGTTTCAATCTCCTCTGCTCTTCCTCAGcgttttattttcctgaaaccACATCTTCCTCCTACCCtgacttttttgtttctctctaagCCACTTCTGTCTTTCTCCCCCTGCCCTTGTTTTTCCCTTGTCCCCTCCTATAGATTCGGGACATTCTGAAGGTGCTGGTGTCCAACCTTAACCATTCCAGTGGGGTAGCGCTCCCCCATTGCACAAGTGGAAGGTGAGGCAGTGCTGAGACCCCTCTCTGGCTTGCTCTCTCCAGCTGTGCATGCCCCTCATGCCCCTGAGGCTTCTCTGGTTTGGGGGATACTTTGCCTCTGCCTTGTTTTATGTTGCTGCCATTAACCTTCATCCTGTTTATGTCTGCTTCTTCACCTGCTTGATTgattgggtttttttccttccccGCATCTTTTATCATCTTGGAAATGGTGAGAccttaaagtttaaaagtaacTTGGGAATAACATACAGAGCAGGCATGTGcgatttggggatttttttttttttttttttttgagacagagtctcactgtgtcacccagactggagtgcagtggtgcgatctcagctcactacaacatctgcctcccaggttcaagtgattctcttgccttagcctccttagtaacctggattacaggcacctgtcaccacgcccggctaatctttgtatttttattagagatgcgGTTTAACCATGtcggccatgctggtcttgaactcctgacctccaatgatccacccgcctcagcctcccaaagtgctgggactacatacgtgagccactgtgcccggcccctttgCTGTTTTTATACTTTCTCTATATCCATAACTGTTTCCctgtaagtttctttttttttttaatttctcttttttattactcCTGCATCATCTGCTACCCTGAAGGATCTGGAGGTAAGAGGCCCTGAGCCAAGGTGCAGTGACCCTGTAGGCCAGCCCTCCAACCTCCTCTCACAGTGGGGGCTGGGTGCCCCTCTGCCAGCTGAGACAGcccacacacaccccagcccTAATGATTGTTCTCTCTACCTCTTCCCACAATCCTCCTCCAACTGCTCCTCTCTGCATGCGCCTCAGAGCCGGAACCAAGAACTGGAAGTAGCTCTGGACTCAAGCTCCACAACAATCAATCAACTCTATGAAAACATAGAATCACTGGTAAGAGTCCAGTGGGGTCCTGTGATTCCACGCTGCCAATCCTGGGCTTTACTTTCCCCTTGGGGCTCTGAAGAAAGGGGCTGGGTCCCCTGGTGCCAAGGGCAAATGGGGAGCTGGAGCACCCAGGCCTCACCTGGAGGGACCCCAGAGCAAGGAGCATGCAGCATGGCTCTTCTGTCACTGTCCTCTTTGGCttctaatttctctctcttctccagaCACCCCCTGCTCCAGTCCCACACATGCCCTGGGTTGTCACCTCTTCAGGGAAGCGCCAGCCTGAATGTTTGTCAGGGGTTCTGCATGACTCAGTCCCTAATTTGCTCTTTTGAGTCTGGGATTGCCACTTCCTCCTTATGCTGGTGTTTCCGGAAGGAGGTAGAGCATCAACGGTTCCGGGTTAGCTCTGAGAGTCTGAGATTAAAGGCTCCTAGAATGTAAACCCGAGGGCCAAGGGCTCCGTCTGTCCTTTTCCATTCTTATATCTGCTGTGAAGAACTGTACCTGGCTcgtatgtgctcagtaaatgtttgttgaatgaacgcACCTTTCTCAATCACAAGCTGGCAGAAGGGTGGGCCTTTCTCAGACTCCGTCCCTAGAGGTTTATGTTACTGTCCTTTGGAGAGAATCCAGATTCAGACTTTGAGTTCTGTGGCTGTGGGCAAAAACCAACAAAGACCCAAATCCTCTGTCCTTGCGAGCTTGAGGAGAGTTGACCAGTTCATGTTGCCATTGGGTCTGAGAACGTTGTCTTTAAAATTCATTCCTGGCACCTGTCTACCGCTTCCTGGTCTGGGGAATAGAGTTGAGGGGGCCACCCTCAGTCACCTGAATTTGACTCTCCCCacagaaacaacagaagaaacaagTGGAACGTCAGCTGGAAGAAGTAACGTGATTTCTTTGTTTGCTCACAACATGACTGCTGGGTTTGGGGGCACTCAGATGTAGAGGCACCAGTCTAGTCTCGCCCACTGCCAGCCTGGGGAAGAAGGCACATCCCTCAGATTCCACCACATCCCCACAGGGTCCCTGATAACCTGGTCCCATGGGTGGGCCTGTGCTGGGGCACTTGTGGCATTCTGGGGGCATGTCTCTTGCtgtgccatctctgcctccccttGGTAAgagctctgtcttcctcttcctataggaaaagaaagcaaacaatgaAATACACAAAGCACAAACGGAGCAGTTAGAGGTGAGTGGAGGGTGGGGAGTTTTCTCCTGTCCTCCGgagaatgtttctttccttctctttcagcaCTTGCTTGGCTTTTCTCCCAAACATTCCATTTCAGACAATCAACATCCTCACGCTGGAAAAGGCAGACTTGAAGACCACCCTTTACCATACTAAACGTGCCGCCAGACACTTCGAAGGTGGGAATCTGGGCACCCCATCATCCTTCAACCTGGCACTTAGACAGGTCTTTAAGGGGAGTCCTTTGGGCCCCATCTCCACCTCTGTCATTACAGAAGAGTCCAAGGATCTGGCCGGCCGCCTGCAATACTCTTTACAGCGTATTCAAGAATTGGAGCGGGCTCTCTCTGCTTTGTCTACACAGCAGCAGGAAGAGGACAGGGTGAGTCCAACCAACTGCCCCGTCCCCTGGCAGCCTGGCTTCCCAGATGGAGGAGAGAGTGTAAAGGTCCCTTCTGCAGGATGCAGTGTCCTGCCCAGAAGGCAGCATGCTCATTTCTAGCTGCTATTGTGTGTGGTTGTTAGAGACAGCCTGGGGCTGAGTCAGCTGCTGTGGGTGAGTTGAGGGGCACTGTGGGGAGTGAGCACTGCACACACAGCTTGAAGGCCAAGTGCCTGCCCTGCCCTTACCTGGCTGTGGCCTTGGCCAAATCCTAGGTGGGGTATTGGGTATTGTACTGTGAAGGTACAGAAGAGTACCTTTAGTACGTTACCATTTCTGTAGAGAGaggaaaggtgtgtgtgtgtgtgtgtctgtgtctgtgtgtgcatacatactATGATAATATACATGAAACATGTCTGCAAGGGTTCGCAAAAAACTCAGGAGAGAGTAACAGGGCGGCTGGGAGACACTTCCATGGTGTACCTTCTGAGTTTTGGACTATGCGAATGTATCATCCTttcaaaaagtgaacaaaagattaatttccccttcctttctgtgcccccatgcccagcaaGGAAAATGGGCTTAGAGAATCGGATAGACCTgggtgttcaaatcccagctctgtctcaGTGATCTTAGGCAAGCACTTAACCTCGAACACTCCATGTTTTTCATCTACACAATAGAGGTAATCCTAGTAACTGTCTCAtatggtggttgtgaggattacatgggATTGCTAGTATGGAACCTGGTGAAGCACTCCATAAAGGTTCAAACAGTGGtattaataacagtaataacaacaGCAATGTTATctgatctctctgggcctccgttAGCCAGCTGTAAGTTCGATCTCTTTCCCTGTCCCTTCCAACTTTACTGAGTTCTTTTAAAAACCAGGCCACGGGCTTGGAAATGCCTTGATCTTTACTGATCAAGTTGTACATTGAGCCTAGCCCTAGCCCTTTAAGGGGCACTGCCTGGGCTCCCCACATCAAAACTTCTCACTCTTCACCATCCAGTCCTCGAACCGCAGTGAAGCAGTCCTCCAGCGGCAGTTACGGCAGACCTTAAAGGAGCGGGCGCTGCTGAACGCACACGTGACACAGGTGAGGCTTTGCAGAGGGAGGGATGTGGAGGGAAGATGATCCCAGCTGACCAGGAGCAGGTGAGGACCAGTGACAGCCCTTCCTCACTTctgtggccattcttgcaggtgACAGAGTCACTTAAACAAGTGCAACTGGAAAGAGACGAATATGTTCAACATATAAAAGGAGAGAGGGCCCGGTggcaggagaggatgtggaaaatgtCGGTGGAGGTGAGACCTGACCCTTCAGCCCCCACCTTAGATAGGTCACTGGATCTTTCTgggcatctgtaaaatgggaagagtaTAGCTAGAGGTGGTCATGGGTCTGGGCTttgtggaggtgggggcagagagggagaTGGTAGCCTGTCCAGCCACCAGCCCCTCTCTCCAGGGCCCTTTCCCCCTGTGCTTTGGGCAGGCTCGCACATTAAAGGAGGAGAAGAAGCGTGACATACATCGGATACAGGAGCTGGAGAGGAGCTTGTCCGAACGCAAACACCAGATGGGTAAGATGGGGCTGGTGTGACCTGGGGGCAGGACTGGCATCAGACGGCTGTGGGGTGGCTTAGAATGCCCCAGGGAGGTGGGTGAATGGAAGGGCTttgaggcagagggaaagaggTCTGTGCCAGCAGCTGGCAAGTCTTGTCATCTCCATGAGCCTCAGGGTCCCCATCAGCTAAGAGCGAGGAGTGCTGTTGTCAGCCACCCACAGTGCTCTCTATCTGACATGGCTGGGAAATTGGCTACCATCGGGTGCGAGGAATCATTAGCAGGGAGGCCAACTTTGGGAAGCCTGAGAGGAGCTGTGCATCAAAAGGA harbors:
- the LOC116272749 gene encoding golgin subfamily A member 6C-like; this encodes MWPQPCLPPHPMMLEETRQSQLAAAKKKLKEYQQRNSPGVPPGAKTKKKKTGSSPETTTSGGCHSPGASRNQELEVALDSSSTTINQLYENIESLKQQKKQVERQLEEEKKANNEIHKAQTEQLETINILTLEKADLKTTLYHTKRAARHFEEESKDLAGRLQYSLQRIQELERALSALSTQQQEEDRSSNRSEAVLQRQLRQTLKERALLNAHVTQVTESLKQVQLERDEYVQHIKGERARWQERMWKMSVEARTLKEEKKRDIHRIQELERSLSERKHQMAEPPSPVDPAGPSEVEQLQDEAKHLRKEVESLVGKLQSQVENN